ACCCCGGACAATTTCCCAGGTTTCATCGGAATCGCCTTCATCGATAAACAACCGCAGGAAGGCACTGGTGTCGATATAAGCCGCGGCGACGCTCACCGGTCGCCTCTGAGCGCCGCGAGTTCATCGGCCAGGGTCGTTTCACCTGGCCGGAGGGTGACCCGGCGAGGACGGCACCGGGGGCGGAGGGGAAGGTCGGGCTCCATGTGCGGGGTAACGTCCACCACGGGCTTTCCCCGTTCCGTGATCACGACCCGCGCCCCCTCCATGACTTCCCGGATCATGTCCGAGAACTGCAGGCGAGCGGCTTTCTTGGGCCAGGTGACGGTTTTCATCGGATTGCGCATCGGGGCCTCCTGAATTCAGGTTACAACATGTACCCAAAAGTATCAACTTGAATCAGGGGTGACGCTTCACAAGTGGCAAGGGACAACATCGTGCCGTCCGTGCCGACAAACGCCAAGCAATTCTGAAAAACCTATCGCTTCCGCTCCGTGAGATCATCCGGATTCCGTTTTACGAGGCCGCAGTTGGTTTTTCAGGTGGCCAACGGAGAACACGCGTCAAGCCGGAGCGGGGCACCCTCGAAAAAGATCGACGGGTTCTCGCATTCCGAGACAATGCCTTTGGGAGGAGGTGTTCCAAAGAACTTGAACCCGGCCAGAATACTCTTCCGGATAGTCCCCCCGAAGAAATTGCAGTCGCGGAACTCCGAAGCCCGAATGAATGTGTGGTGCCAGTCAATGTTCTCGAATGTGCAACGGAAGAATCGACAACGGCGGAAGCCGTATTCCATCCCCCCCACGAATGTCGAGGATGAGAAGTCGGTATCCTCGAAGGCAACGTCCTCGAGGCTGTGGCGAAGCCGGGCCCCCCTGAAAGCGCACCGAGTGAACGTGGAATTATTGAAATAACTGGCCTTGTCGAACTGGAAGGCGTCCGCAACCAGTTCTGCAAGTGAGGATTTGACGACGATCAACACTCTCCAGAAATAAATTCGCAACCGATTTGGAAAAAATCGGTTGCGAAATGGCGTTTCTGGTCGGTTGGACGGCGACCCCGCCGCCCCCGCTACAAACATTGCATCCCTACGGGATGCTCGTAAGATCGGTCACTCGCCCAATTCGCACTTTCCTTGGGCGTCATGCACATAAAGCCGGAAATTCAGGATTTTGAGTGTCGTAACTCCTCTGTTCGTCCACCGCCCTGGAGGGCGGCGCCACTTTTTGCGACCGCATCAAGCTTGACGGTCCCGCATCCATATGAGATTACTCTGTTAAAAAAATGATCTCCCCCAATGACAAATAATGTCCCTTTCAGCCCGCGAATCCCGCGAACGAACGCGGATTGGAATCCATATAATTCAAAAGAATCATTCGTGTTATGAATTCGCGTACATTGGCGTTATTCGCGGGTCGTCTCCTTTTCGCGACTTTTTGCGGGTGCATCAAGTTTCAGCTTCCGGTAGCGGCGGATCAGATTGTTGGTGGAGCTGTCGTGGGCGAGCTTCGGCGCCGCCGGGCTCTCCAGTTCCGGGACGATGCGCTGGGCCAGCACCTTCCCCAGCTCCACGCCCCACTGGTCGAAGGGGCCGATGTCCCACACCGCGCCCTGGGTGAAGACGAGGTGCTCGTAGAGCGCCACGAGCCGTCCCAGGGTGGCGGGGTCGAGCCGCCGGGCCATGAGGAGGTTGGACGGCCGGTTGCCCGTGAAGACGCGGTGCGGAACGAGCCAGCGCGCCGTCCCCTCGGCCCGGACCTCCGCGGCGGTCTTCCCGAAGGCCAGCGCCTCGGCCTGGGCGAGGACGTTGGCGATCAGAAGATCGTGGTGGCGTCCCAGCGGGGCCAGCGGCTCGACGAAGGCGAGGAAGTCGCACGGGATCAGCCGGGTCCCCTGGTGGATCAGTTGGTAGAAGGAGTGCTGCCCGTTGGTCCCCGGCTCGCCGAAGTAGACGGGGCCGGTGTCCCAGGCGACCCGCTTCCCCGCCAGGGTCACCCCCTTGCCGCAGCTCTCCATGGTCAACTGCTGGAGGTAGGCGGGGAAGCGCTTGAGGTATTGCTCATAGGGGAGGACCGCCACGGTGGAGGCCCCGAAGAAGTTGGCGTACCACACCGAGAGGAGCCCCATCAGGACCGGGAGGTTCTTGCGGAACGGGGCGGTGCGGAAGTGCTCGTCCATCTCGTGGAACCCGGCCAGCATCGCCCGGAAGTGCTCCGGGCCCACGGCGATCATGGTGGAGAGGCCGATGGCCGAGTCCATGGAGTAGCGCCCCCCGACCCAGTCCCAGAAGCCGAACATGTTGGCGGTGTCGATGCCGAACTCCGCCACCTTCGCCGCGTTAGTGGACACGGCGACGAAGTGCTTCGCCACGGCTTTCGGGTCGCCCCCCAGCCCGCGGAGCAGCCACTCCCGGGCGCTGGCGGCATTGGTCATGGTCTCCTGGGTGGTGAAGGTCTTGGAGGAGACGATGAAGAGCGTCTCCGCCGGGTCGAGATCGTGGACCGCCTCCACGAAGTCGGTGCCGTCCACGTTGGACACGAAGCGGAACACCAGGGACCGCTCGCTGTAGTGCTTCAGCGCCTCGAAGGCCATCACCGGGCCGAGGTCCGAGCCGCCGATGCCGATGTTGACGACGTTGCGGATGCGCCGGCCCGTGTGGCCCGTCCAGGCGCCGCCGCGCACGCGCTCCGCGAAGGCGGCCAGGCGGTCCAGCACCTCGTGGACCTGGGCCACCACGTCCTGGCCCTCCACCACCAGGGACGCCCCCCTCGGCCTCCGCAGCGCCACGTGCAGGACGGAACGGTTCTCCGTGACGTTGATCCGGTCCCCCCGGAACATGGCGTCGATGCGCTCGCGCAGGCCCGACGCCTTCGCCAGGGCGACGAGGAGGTCCAGGGTCTCGTCGGTGACCCGGTTCTTGGAGTAGTCGAGGAAGAGCCCCGCGGCCTCCAGGGTCAGGCGCTCGCCCCGCTTGGGGTCGTCGGCGAAGAGCTGCCGCAGGTGGAGCTTGCGGACGGACCGGTGGTGGGCGGAGAGGGCTTTCCAGGCCTCGCGTTTCGACAGGGGGGAAGCTTTGGCTTTCATGAGGTCACTCCTGGGGGATTTGGCTTGTTTTCTTTAGGTTAACGCACACTCCCATCATAAGGCGCCCCTGGGGCGGCGTCAAGGAAAAAGTAAGCGTGCCGGCATCCCGTACGCGCGCCGAGCCGAGGCGCGCGGTGATGCCGGTGCCGATGCCTTCGGGGAGGGGCGGCCGGGATCGCGCCCTGACCCTCGATTCCGCCATATCCACGCGCCGGCCTCGGCTCGGCCGGCGTACTGTACGCGCGCCGAGCCGAGGCGCGCGGTGGGGCCGGTGCCGGTGCCTTCGGGGAGGAGCGGCCAGGATCGCGTCCTTGCCCCTTGGTTCCGCCATATCCACGCGCCGGCCTCGGCTCGGCCGGCGTACTGTACGCGCGCCGAGCCGAGGCGCGCGGTGGGGCCGGTGCCGATGCCTTGGGAGGAGCGGCCGGGATCGCGTCCTTGCCCCTTGATTCCGCCATATCCACGCGCCGGCCTCGGCTCGGCCGGCGTACTGTACGCGCGCCGAGCCGAGGCGCGCGGTGATGCCGGTGCCGATGCCTGCGGGAGGGGCGGCCGGGATCGCGCCCTTGACCCTCGATTCCGCCATGCCCACGCGCCGGCCTCGGCTCGGCCGGCGTACTGTACGCGCGCCGAGCCGAGGCGCGCGGTGGGGCCGGTGCCGGTGCCTGCGGGGAGGAGCGGCCGGGATCGCGTCCTTGCCCCTTGATTCCGCCATATCCACTCGCCGGCCTCGGCTCGGCCGGCGTACTGTACGCGCGCCGAGCCGAGGCGCGCGGTGGCGCCGGTGCCGGTGCCTTCGGGGAGGGGCGGCCAGGATCGCGTCCTTGCCCCTTGATTCCGCCATATCCACGCGCCGGCCTCGGCTCGGCCGGCGTACTGTACGCGCGCCGAGCCGAGGCGCGCGGTGGCGCCGGTGCCGTTGCCTTCGGGGAGGGGCGGCCAGGATCGCGTCCTTGCCCCTTGATCCCGCCATACCCACTCGCCGGCCTCGGCTCGGCCGGCGTACTGTACGCGCGCCGAGCCGAGGCGCGCGGTGGCGCCGGTGCCGGTGCCTGCGGGGAGGAGCGGCCAGGATCGCGTCCTTGCCCCTTGATTCCGCCATATCCACGCGCCGGCCTCGGCTCGGCCGGCGTACTGTACGCGCGCCGAGGTGAGGCGCGCGGTGGCGCCGGGGCCGGTGCCTTGGGAGGGGCGGCCGGGATCGCGCCCTTGACCCTTGATTCCGCCATGCCCACGCGCCGGCCTCGGCTCGGCCGGCGTACCGTACGCGCGGTGATGCCGGTGCCAATGCCTTTGAGGGGCTCAGGCCTTCTCCCCCTCATCCCCTTCATTTCCTTGTCCCGAATCGCCGGCCTCGGCTCGGCCGGCGTACTCCGGTGCCTCGGCTCGGCCGACGCACTTTCCAGCCCATGAGCCGTATGGCCAGTCCTGGTAGTCCGTCACCAACCCCGCCTTGACGGGGTTGTTTCGGATGTAGGCCCTGATCCTCGCGTCCTCCTCCCCGGTACGGGACCAGTGATCGAACCACTCGTTGTGCCAGAATTCCCCGTGCCTGCCCAGCAGCTTCATCGCCTGGTGACCTGTCCACCGCTTGAAGCGCGAAAGGCTGTCCATCATCGCCCCCCTCTCGGCCCCCAGCAGAGACTGGACGAACAGGTGCAAGTGATTCGGCATGACGCAGTACTCGAGAACCCGCCACTGCTCCCTTTCCTGGCGGTAACGGATCGCCTCCATGACCATTGCGGCGATGTCCGACTGCTCGAGTTCACGCCGGTCCGCATTCCGGTGAAGCCAGTCTTCCATCTCCAGAAATACCTTCCGGTGAAAGGCATCCCTGTCCCATTCTTCATGGTCCCTCAACCGCTGGGCGATCGAGTGTATGCGCTCCGCAATGTCATGGGGTACGCAGCCGGAGAGGCTGATCGTGACGAAGTATCGGCCTTCTTCCACTTCCCAGTGGGGGAGACGATGCCGGTAGAGGGTGAGGGTCCTGCCTCGGGTCACAACCACCTCCGTACGCGCGCCGAGCCGAGGCGCGCGGTGGGGCCGGTGCCGATGCCTTGGGAGGAGCGGCCAGGATCGCGCCCTTGACCCTCGATTCCGCCATGCCCATGCGCCGGCCTCGGCTCGGCCGGCGTACCGTACGCGCGCCGAGCCGAGGCGCGCGGTGGCGCCGGGGCCGGTGCCTGCGGGGAGGAGCGGCCGGGATCGCGTCCTTGCCCCTTGATTCCGCCATATCCACGCGCCGGCCTCGGATCGGCCGGCGTACCCTGTTGCCTCGGCTCGGCCGGCGTAGCTTGCTACTCCGGCTCGGCCGGCGTACGGGGAAGGTGGAGCCGGTCGAGCAAGTTCCGAATCTGCTTCTCTCGTTCCTTGAGGTGTTCCCGGTATTCGAAGGAACGCTTGGCATGGTGGATCTCCACCCGCGTGTCTCCCTCCTCCTTTTCGAGCAGCATCCGGATCAGCCGCAGATCGTCATCGTCAATCTCGATCAGCATGACACACCTCCTCTGTGCTGGAGTGCCCGAAGAACCGGATTGTTCCTGAGTTCATTCTACCAAAATGAAACCGGGTTACGGAAGACCGTACGCGCGCCGAGCCGAGGCGCGCGGTGGCGCCGGGGCCGGTGCCTGCGGGGAGGAGCGGCCGGGATCGCGTCCTTGCCCCTTGATTCCGCCATATCCACGCGCCGGCCTCGGCTCGGCCGGCGTACTGAGAAAGAGAGGGCCCGCCTTGTCAGCGGGCCCCTTGGCGTTTTTGGGTGTCAGTCGAAGATTGCTTTCGTCGAAGATCCTCTCAAGCGCTCATCACCGAACCGGCGCCGCGACGGTGCCGGCGGCCTGGGCGGGCGCCGGGGGCCACGCGGGAACCGGGGCCGGGCCCGGCACCCGGGGGCCGCCGGGGGCCGGGCCGGGGCCGCCGGACGCCGTCCCGACCAGCGTGTAGGTCTCGACCCGCTCTTTTTCCTCGAACAGGTGGGAGAGGTCGAGGGTGGGGTCCAGCGTGTGGACGTAGCGGACCTCCACCACCGTCCGGGTCTCCTGTTTCACCACCCACGGCCCCGACGCGCCGGTGTCGAGCCACCGGTGGGTCTGCTGCCGGGTGGTGGTGATCATCACCACGTTGAGGCCCTTCTCCTGGACCGACGACTCCGACCTTTCCACCGTGTGCCGGCAGCGGTGCTCGCCGGCGGAGGTCAGGACGCTTTCCACCCCCAGGTCCGAGACCGCGCCGTCGCGCAGCACGACGCCCGGGGCCTCGCCGTCCGGACGTGCCGCCTCGGTGCTCTTCGGCCCGGAGGAACGGTACTCCCGAAAACCGGACGAACGGGAGGGGCGGAAGTGGGTAACCCGACCCTCGGGCGTGACCCGGACCTGCGTCCCGACAGACTTGTCACGGAAGGCGAAGTCGTACGACACCACGGGGCCGCCGCCGTCCTCCCCCTCCACCGCGATCTTCAGGGAACCCTCGGACATGGCCCCGTCGAAGTCCCGGGTGACGACCTGGTAGGTCCACTGGTTCCCCGGCCGAAGCAGGGCGGGGGACCCCAGCTGCACCATCGGCGCCCGGGCCTCGGCGACCGCCGCG
This window of the Acidobacteriota bacterium genome carries:
- a CDS encoding type II toxin-antitoxin system prevent-host-death family antitoxin, producing MRNPMKTVTWPKKAARLQFSDMIREVMEGARVVITERGKPVVDVTPHMEPDLPLRPRCRPRRVTLRPGETTLADELAALRGDR
- the pgi gene encoding glucose-6-phosphate isomerase, encoding MKAKASPLSKREAWKALSAHHRSVRKLHLRQLFADDPKRGERLTLEAAGLFLDYSKNRVTDETLDLLVALAKASGLRERIDAMFRGDRINVTENRSVLHVALRRPRGASLVVEGQDVVAQVHEVLDRLAAFAERVRGGAWTGHTGRRIRNVVNIGIGGSDLGPVMAFEALKHYSERSLVFRFVSNVDGTDFVEAVHDLDPAETLFIVSSKTFTTQETMTNAASAREWLLRGLGGDPKAVAKHFVAVSTNAAKVAEFGIDTANMFGFWDWVGGRYSMDSAIGLSTMIAVGPEHFRAMLAGFHEMDEHFRTAPFRKNLPVLMGLLSVWYANFFGASTVAVLPYEQYLKRFPAYLQQLTMESCGKGVTLAGKRVAWDTGPVYFGEPGTNGQHSFYQLIHQGTRLIPCDFLAFVEPLAPLGRHHDLLIANVLAQAEALAFGKTAAEVRAEGTARWLVPHRVFTGNRPSNLLMARRLDPATLGRLVALYEHLVFTQGAVWDIGPFDQWGVELGKVLAQRIVPELESPAAPKLAHDSSTNNLIRRYRKLKLDAPAKSREKETTRE
- a CDS encoding transposase; this encodes MTRGRTLTLYRHRLPHWEVEEGRYFVTISLSGCVPHDIAERIHSIAQRLRDHEEWDRDAFHRKVFLEMEDWLHRNADRRELEQSDIAAMVMEAIRYRQEREQWRVLEYCVMPNHLHLFVQSLLGAERGAMMDSLSRFKRWTGHQAMKLLGRHGEFWHNEWFDHWSRTGEEDARIRAYIRNNPVKAGLVTDYQDWPYGSWAGKCVGRAEAPEYAGRAEAGDSGQGNEGDEGEKA